A window of Desulfatiglans sp. genomic DNA:
AAGAAGGGTGGAGGAGGGAAATATTCACAGGGGTCACAGGCAGAATTTTTCACTTGATACAGACAGGATACTCCATTCTATGGCCTATTCAAGGTATATTGATAAAACCCAGGTATTTTACCTTGTAAAAAATGATCATATCACCCACAGGGTGCTGCATGTTCAGCTCGTCTCAAAGATATCCCGCACAATAGGCAGGCTTTTAATGCTTAATGAGGATCTGATAGAGGCAGTCTCCCTTGGACACGATATAGGCCATGCCCCTTTTGGACATGATGGTGAGAGGTTTCTTTCAAGGCTTTCATTAGACCACGGGATCGGGTATTTCCAGCATAACCTTCAGAGTGTCAGGTTTCTTGAAAAGATAGAAAGAAAGGGCCGGGGCTGGAACCTCACACTCCAGGTATTGGACGGGATACTCTGCCATGATGGTGAGATACATAAAAAAAAGCTCTGCCCCAAGACAGACAAAAACTTTGACATAATGGCCAAAGAGATAGCTGAAAAAGAAAATGATCCCCATTTTGAGATCCTCCCCATGACACTTGAGGGGTGTGTGGTGCGTATGGCAGACACCATAAGCTATGTTGGGAGAGATATAGAGGATGCCATACGCTTAGGGATCATAAAAAGGCAGGATATACCTGAAAGCTGCCGCAGCACCCTTGGAGAGACAAACGGTACCATTGTCTATTCCCTTGTTGAAGACCTTGTGGAAAACAGCCTTGATAAACCATATATCTGTTTCAGTGACAAGATAAGCAACTCGTTAAAGGAGCTTAAGGATTTTAACCGCGACAGGATATACCTGAGCGAAACCTTCTTTAAACAGACAGCAAAACTGGAGCTTATGTTCAGGCTTATGTTTGAGAGATACAGTGAAGACCTGAAAACCAAAAACACCGGTTCCGAGATTTACGGTGAGTATCTCAGGGGAATGAGCGAGGAATACAGGGAGACAAGCTCAACGGCAATGGTGGTAAGGGATTTTATGGCAGGTATGACAGATGAATACTTTCTTTCACAGTGCCGCAAATACCTGTTTCCCGAGATAAAAACTGCCCCATCACAGTCTTACAGCTATATGGACTGATTATCTTATGGAAATCAGTTCATCCAGTTCCATTATCATGCGTGTGAAGGATTTTGGCGAATCTGATCTTATAATCACCTTTTTTACCCCGCTGGAAGGTAAGGTCAAGGGGATAGCAAAGGGGGCGCGCCGGAGCAGAAAGAGGTTTGTAAACTGCCTGGATATCTTCTCGCATGTAAAACTGGAATACAGCCTTAAAAAAAAGGATGGCCTCTATTTTATACACTCAGGCAAGCTTATTGACGCATACCCTAGCTTAAGAAAGGACTACGCAACACTTATCAAGGCAAGCTACATGATAGAGCTTACCGAGATGCTTTTCCCATGGAATCTACCTGACAGAGGTATGTTTGATACACTGATGAACTCCTTTGAGATTCTTGATAAAGGTGGCAATACCGATATTGTTACTGTTTTTTTTGAACTGGCCGCAATGGCCCTTGGCGGGTACAGCATTAACCTTGAAAAATGTTCCATATGCGGCAGGGCATACAAAGGGATTGGAACAGCGGTCTTCAGGCCAGATACAGGCGGCATAGCCTGCATGAGGTGTCAGGGGGTAACAAAAGCCACACCGGGCTTAAGCCCTGACACGGTAAATATGATTAAAAAAATTCAGGCGGGCCTGTCAAAGGAATGTTTTGACATCTGCACCTCAAAGGACTTCTTAGATGAAATTAGACCGGTACTTAAACTCCACAGGGAATACAGGCTGGAAAACAGGCCAAGAACCGCGGGTTACCTGGAGTAGTCATTTTAAAGCATAAAGCCCCTTTAATAGAAAAACATTGACATTCTGACCTGGTCTGGTCAGACTATATTGCATCAGGAGGTAGTCATTATGCTGATAACAAATATTTCAGAGGCAAAGGCCCAATTATCATCACTTATTGAAAAGGTAAAAGCAGGTGAGGAGGTAATAATAGGAAAAGCAGGAACGCCTGTAGCCAGATTGGTAAAATATGAGATTAAAAATGTCCAGCGGACCCCCGGTGCACTTAAAGGAAAGATTATAATAGCGGAAGATTTTGATGATTTGCCATCTGATATTGCCAAGGCATTTGGGATGGAAGAATGATGAATCTTTTATTGGACACACATGTACTACTATGGTGGCTGAATGATAATCCAACCCTCTCAAATAAAGCAAGGGCAGCAATTTCAGAATCACTGAATGTAGTGTTTATCAGTGCTGCCGTTATCTGGGAAATTCGTATTAAACAGTCTTTAGGGAAACTGAAAATTCCAAAAGATTTTCAGTCAGTTGTTGAAGCGCAACCATTTGAGACTCTTGATATCACAACCGAACATGCCCATAAAATTCTATCACTCGCAAAATATCATAGAGATCCATTTGACAGAATGCTCATCGCACAAGCCATGGTTGAACGCTTTACACTGATAACCAGGGATAAAAATATTATGAAATATGAGGTCCCCTATATAGAAGCATAAAACTCTGTTCTCGTAGAAACGAGAATGCATCCTTTACCATTTTTTTAAGGTTGTAATTATCTGATTCAGGCTTTCAAAACAGAAAAACCAAGTAAGCATCAGCATAGGGTTTTACCTAAATAACGATAAATATATTTAAACTCTATTCATACATAAAATAAAGGAGACCTAAATGTTCGGAATTAAATTCATAAAAATGCAGCCGACTGATTATGTTATTCAATATCGTAAAGGTAAGATCGTTAGAGAAGGAACAGGGTTATTCTTCTTTTATTATGCCCCTTTCTCTTCACTGGTCAGGATTTCAGT
This region includes:
- a CDS encoding HD domain-containing protein, with the translated sequence MINSQCLNNIKRTLDEAEEKRFSKYASLSKTAVRRVEEGNIHRGHRQNFSLDTDRILHSMAYSRYIDKTQVFYLVKNDHITHRVLHVQLVSKISRTIGRLLMLNEDLIEAVSLGHDIGHAPFGHDGERFLSRLSLDHGIGYFQHNLQSVRFLEKIERKGRGWNLTLQVLDGILCHDGEIHKKKLCPKTDKNFDIMAKEIAEKENDPHFEILPMTLEGCVVRMADTISYVGRDIEDAIRLGIIKRQDIPESCRSTLGETNGTIVYSLVEDLVENSLDKPYICFSDKISNSLKELKDFNRDRIYLSETFFKQTAKLELMFRLMFERYSEDLKTKNTGSEIYGEYLRGMSEEYRETSSTAMVVRDFMAGMTDEYFLSQCRKYLFPEIKTAPSQSYSYMD
- the recO gene encoding DNA repair protein RecO, encoding MEISSSSSIIMRVKDFGESDLIITFFTPLEGKVKGIAKGARRSRKRFVNCLDIFSHVKLEYSLKKKDGLYFIHSGKLIDAYPSLRKDYATLIKASYMIELTEMLFPWNLPDRGMFDTLMNSFEILDKGGNTDIVTVFFELAAMALGGYSINLEKCSICGRAYKGIGTAVFRPDTGGIACMRCQGVTKATPGLSPDTVNMIKKIQAGLSKECFDICTSKDFLDEIRPVLKLHREYRLENRPRTAGYLE
- a CDS encoding type II toxin-antitoxin system prevent-host-death family antitoxin, which produces MLITNISEAKAQLSSLIEKVKAGEEVIIGKAGTPVARLVKYEIKNVQRTPGALKGKIIIAEDFDDLPSDIAKAFGMEE
- a CDS encoding type II toxin-antitoxin system VapC family toxin, with product MNLLLDTHVLLWWLNDNPTLSNKARAAISESLNVVFISAAVIWEIRIKQSLGKLKIPKDFQSVVEAQPFETLDITTEHAHKILSLAKYHRDPFDRMLIAQAMVERFTLITRDKNIMKYEVPYIEA